In a single window of the Azospirillum thiophilum genome:
- a CDS encoding SDR family oxidoreductase, producing the protein MAATTPPYLSAFSLAGQVALVTGSGRGLGLEIARALAGSGAHVLLNGRDAAVLDARVAEIRAAGGTASALAFDVSDRAAVREAFARIAQEHGRLDVLVQNVGQRNRKPLADLTDDEIVGLLDVDLASSLILAREAARLMLPQGRGRLIAVTSVAGQIARANDSVYAAAKSGLNGMVRALAAEYGPLGLTSNAIAPGFFATETNAAITGDPERAAYFAKRTPMNRWGRPDEIAGAAVFLASAAASYVNGHVLVVDGGATILM; encoded by the coding sequence ATGGCCGCGACGACCCCGCCCTATCTGTCGGCCTTCTCGCTCGCCGGGCAGGTGGCGCTGGTCACCGGGTCGGGGCGCGGGCTGGGGCTGGAGATCGCCAGGGCGCTGGCCGGTTCGGGGGCGCATGTGCTGCTGAACGGCCGCGACGCGGCGGTGCTGGATGCCCGCGTGGCGGAGATCCGCGCGGCTGGCGGAACGGCGTCGGCGCTGGCCTTCGACGTGTCCGACCGGGCGGCGGTGCGCGAGGCCTTCGCCCGCATCGCGCAGGAGCATGGCCGGCTCGACGTGCTGGTCCAGAATGTCGGGCAGCGCAACCGCAAGCCGCTGGCTGACCTGACGGACGACGAGATCGTCGGCCTTCTCGACGTCGATCTGGCCTCCTCCCTGATCCTTGCGCGGGAGGCGGCGCGGCTGATGCTGCCGCAGGGGCGCGGGCGGCTGATCGCCGTCACCTCGGTCGCCGGGCAGATCGCGCGGGCCAACGACAGCGTCTATGCCGCGGCGAAGTCCGGGCTGAACGGCATGGTGCGGGCGCTCGCCGCCGAATACGGGCCGCTCGGCCTGACCAGCAACGCCATCGCACCGGGCTTTTTCGCGACCGAAACGAATGCGGCGATCACCGGCGATCCGGAGCGCGCCGCCTATTTCGCCAAGCGCACGCCGATGAACCGCTGGGGCCGGCCCGACGAGATCGCCGGGGCGGCGGTGTTCCTGGCCTCCGCTGCGGCCTCCTACGTCAACGGCCATGTCCTGGTCGTCGACGGCGGCGCCACCATCTTGATGTAG
- the pabB gene encoding aminodeoxychorismate synthase component I: MLTIPVSCGDPAAAFRPWSAEPWAMLLDSAAAHPQNGRYSYIVAEPFQTIEAIGSRTLLDGAPVAGGSFDALERALAAHPLPAAGPFPFTGGAVGFIGYETGMSLEGMRSRHANPGGQPDMAFGLYDVVAAFDRQERRAWVVAARPEAEERARRMAARLSVPHPERSAGPAPLSWRSELSRPDYLDRVGRVLEYIRAGDIYQANFTQRFLADVDGTIDAYALYERLRALSPAPFAAFLNCGPRLRLAGASPERFIRLGADRTIETRPIKGTRPRHADPAADAAAAAELCASVKDRAENLMITDLLRNDLGRVSEIGSVRVPVLYGLESFASVHHLVSVVTSRLRPGLGPVDLLRAACPGGSITGAPKIRAMQIIDELEVSRRGAYCGTVAWIGFDGAMDSNIVIRTLSVTPDAVIAQAGGGIVADSDPAAEHEEMLVKARAQLRAVGELAGEGTA, from the coding sequence ATGCTGACCATACCCGTCTCCTGCGGCGATCCCGCCGCCGCCTTCCGTCCCTGGAGTGCCGAGCCCTGGGCGATGCTGCTCGACAGCGCGGCGGCCCATCCGCAGAACGGTCGCTATTCCTATATCGTTGCGGAACCGTTTCAAACCATCGAGGCCATTGGCAGCCGAACGCTGCTCGACGGCGCCCCGGTGGCGGGAGGCTCCTTCGACGCGCTGGAACGGGCGCTCGCCGCCCATCCACTGCCGGCTGCCGGACCGTTCCCCTTTACCGGAGGCGCGGTCGGCTTCATCGGTTACGAAACCGGAATGTCTTTGGAGGGGATGCGCTCCCGCCACGCCAATCCGGGCGGCCAGCCGGACATGGCCTTCGGCCTCTACGACGTCGTCGCCGCCTTCGACCGGCAGGAACGGCGGGCCTGGGTCGTCGCCGCCCGGCCGGAGGCGGAGGAGCGCGCCCGCCGGATGGCCGCGCGGCTGTCCGTTCCGCATCCGGAACGATCGGCCGGACCGGCCCCGCTGTCCTGGCGGTCGGAGCTGTCGCGTCCCGACTATCTCGACCGGGTCGGGCGGGTGCTGGAGTATATCCGTGCCGGCGACATCTATCAGGCCAACTTCACCCAGCGCTTCCTGGCCGACGTGGACGGGACCATCGACGCCTACGCGCTGTATGAGCGGCTGCGCGCCCTGAGCCCGGCGCCCTTCGCCGCCTTCCTGAACTGCGGCCCGCGGCTGCGGCTGGCCGGGGCGTCGCCGGAGCGCTTCATCCGGCTCGGCGCCGACCGGACCATCGAGACGCGGCCGATCAAGGGCACCCGCCCGCGCCACGCCGATCCGGCGGCAGACGCGGCGGCGGCGGCGGAGCTGTGTGCCAGCGTCAAGGACCGGGCCGAGAACCTGATGATCACCGACCTGCTGCGCAACGACCTCGGCCGCGTGTCGGAGATCGGCAGCGTCAGGGTGCCGGTGCTCTATGGGCTGGAGAGCTTCGCCAGCGTCCATCATCTGGTGTCGGTGGTGACATCCCGGCTGCGGCCGGGGCTGGGTCCGGTCGATCTGCTGCGCGCCGCCTGTCCCGGCGGGTCGATCACCGGCGCGCCCAAGATCCGCGCCATGCAGATCATCGACGAGCTGGAGGTGTCGCGCCGCGGCGCCTATTGCGGGACGGTGGCCTGGATCGGCTTCGACGGCGCGATGGACAGCAACATCGTCATCCGCACCCTGTCGGTGACGCCGGACGCGGTGATCGCCCAGGCCGGCGGCGGCATCGTCGCCGATTCCGACCCGGCGGCGGAGCATGAGGAGATGCTGGTCAAGGCCCGTGCCCAGCTGCGCGCGGTCGGCGAATTGGCAGGGGAGGGGACGGCATGA
- a CDS encoding aminotransferase class IV, with the protein MTVWLNGRLVEDAAARIDPADRGFTLGDGLFETIRVKAGAPRHLQRHLDRLAAGAALLRLPLPYDPAALAGAMAALIAAGGIADGVLRLTLSRGTGARGVLPPADASPTVLITLAPAAHMTAPVAAVIARSTRRNEHSPLSRLKSLNYLDSILARQEAAERGADEAMLLNGAGRLAESSVATLFLSVGGRLLTPPVADGALPGIRRALVLERHGAEEAPLTPADLARADEAILTNSLGLRPLVSVDGQPVGTGSAGPVLVRLLDDPEL; encoded by the coding sequence ATGACGGTCTGGCTGAACGGGCGGCTGGTCGAGGACGCCGCGGCGCGGATCGACCCGGCGGACCGCGGTTTCACCCTGGGGGACGGGCTGTTCGAGACGATCCGGGTCAAGGCCGGGGCGCCGCGCCACCTGCAGCGCCATCTCGACCGGCTGGCCGCCGGGGCGGCCCTGCTGCGCCTGCCGCTGCCCTACGATCCTGCGGCGCTTGCCGGGGCGATGGCGGCGCTGATCGCGGCCGGCGGCATCGCCGACGGCGTGCTGCGGCTGACCCTGTCGCGCGGCACCGGCGCCCGCGGCGTCCTGCCGCCGGCCGACGCCAGCCCGACCGTCCTGATCACGCTGGCTCCCGCCGCCCACATGACCGCGCCGGTTGCAGCCGTCATCGCCCGCTCGACCCGGCGCAACGAGCATTCGCCGCTGTCGCGGCTGAAGTCGCTGAATTATCTCGATTCCATCCTGGCCCGGCAGGAGGCGGCGGAACGCGGCGCCGACGAGGCGATGCTGCTGAACGGCGCCGGCCGGCTGGCCGAATCCAGCGTCGCCACCCTGTTCCTGTCGGTCGGCGGCCGGCTGCTGACCCCGCCGGTCGCCGACGGCGCGCTGCCCGGCATCCGCCGCGCCCTGGTCCTGGAGCGCCATGGCGCGGAGGAGGCGCCGCTGACCCCCGCCGATCTCGCCCGCGCCGACGAGGCCATCCTGACCAACAGCCTCGGCCTGCGTCCGCTGGTGTCGGTGGATGGCCAGCCGGTCGGCACCGGCTCCGCCGGACCGGTCCTCGTGCGCCTGCTCGACGATCCGGAGCTTTGA
- a CDS encoding GyrI-like domain-containing protein, which yields MIETVSYPELTVIGCMVEAGPDDPPAAIAAAWEHVFAADTGATSFAAVSLPEESGKRRDLVGFLAARATEIPAGMVRIDLAAGRYLRIVHDGPVSGIAEGFARLQGHAAANGLALSGIGLDFGHRPGLPDGRHELHLALAVQLPALA from the coding sequence ATGATCGAAACGGTGAGCTATCCCGAACTGACCGTCATAGGTTGCATGGTCGAAGCCGGCCCGGACGATCCGCCGGCGGCAATCGCCGCCGCATGGGAGCATGTCTTTGCCGCCGACACCGGCGCGACCTCCTTCGCTGCGGTGTCGCTGCCGGAGGAGAGCGGCAAGCGGCGCGACCTCGTCGGGTTCCTGGCGGCCAGGGCGACGGAGATTCCCGCCGGCATGGTCCGGATCGACCTTGCCGCCGGGCGCTACCTGCGGATCGTCCATGACGGCCCGGTGTCCGGGATCGCCGAGGGCTTCGCCCGGCTGCAGGGCCATGCCGCGGCGAACGGCCTGGCGCTCAGCGGCATCGGGCTCGATTTCGGCCATCGTCCTGGGCTGCCGGACGGCCGGCACGAGCTGCATCTCGCGCTTGCCGTCCAGCTGCCGGCGCTGGCCTGA
- a CDS encoding caspase family protein, with protein sequence MRRPAGLAIAFAAAVAGAALTMAAAPARAEIAALVIGIDRYTYINPLQGAVNDARDIADALKGLGVKKLRLFVDGDAERSRIIRAWRELVAETAPDSTLVLTFAGHGAQQPERVPGSEADGKDEFLVLADFAPRGPGTAQRLTDDEIAVLLKEAAPRRVIFISDSCHSGTMTRGFDDRAGMLGTRAARIDGKLVDGIDDDALPPPTRAALQAEAEEQPNVTFFAAVADHELAPEVMINRKPRGALSWAFANALRGQADRDGDGIVTKGELETHIRGAVRMALEGRQHPQVQPRGRGEVPLIDPVAGRPKPPSLLPAAGPIPLRILGKPAAVKILAAGMSGVESVGKEDAALVWDSAGGEVVSSMGDVLASIPGDPMAAETRRRVQGVIDKWSLVVRVKAAAESRSLALAVEPGDRAYRKGETVSLDIRGNAGTYFTLINLAADGTVNYLYPLAERNDPAQIPRGGPYRLALTVEPPFGADHFLAIASPRPMAALQRDLAALEGKPAAGEVATLLTRHLTGQPVEFGIHGVYSTAR encoded by the coding sequence ATGCGGCGCCCGGCTGGGCTGGCAATCGCCTTCGCCGCCGCGGTGGCGGGAGCGGCCCTGACGATGGCCGCCGCCCCGGCGCGGGCGGAAATCGCGGCCCTGGTGATCGGGATCGACCGCTACACCTACATCAATCCGCTCCAGGGCGCGGTGAACGACGCGCGCGACATCGCCGACGCCCTGAAGGGGCTGGGCGTCAAGAAACTACGTCTCTTCGTCGACGGCGATGCCGAGCGCAGCCGCATCATCCGGGCCTGGCGGGAGCTGGTGGCCGAAACCGCGCCCGACTCGACGCTGGTCCTGACCTTCGCCGGTCACGGAGCCCAGCAACCGGAACGTGTACCCGGCAGCGAGGCGGACGGAAAGGACGAGTTCCTCGTGCTGGCCGATTTCGCCCCGCGGGGACCGGGCACCGCCCAGCGCCTGACCGACGACGAGATCGCCGTGCTGCTAAAGGAGGCGGCGCCCCGCCGGGTGATCTTCATTTCCGATTCGTGCCATTCCGGCACCATGACCCGCGGCTTCGACGACCGCGCCGGCATGCTGGGCACGCGGGCGGCGAGGATAGACGGCAAGCTGGTTGACGGCATCGACGACGACGCCCTGCCGCCGCCCACCCGAGCCGCCCTTCAGGCGGAAGCGGAGGAACAGCCCAACGTCACCTTCTTCGCCGCGGTCGCCGACCATGAGCTGGCGCCGGAGGTGATGATCAACCGCAAGCCGCGCGGCGCCCTCAGCTGGGCCTTCGCCAACGCGCTGCGCGGGCAGGCCGACCGCGACGGCGACGGAATCGTCACCAAGGGCGAGCTGGAGACGCACATCCGCGGCGCCGTGCGCATGGCGCTGGAAGGGCGCCAGCATCCGCAGGTCCAGCCACGCGGCCGGGGCGAGGTGCCGCTGATCGATCCGGTCGCCGGCCGCCCGAAACCGCCTTCCCTGCTGCCCGCCGCCGGCCCGATCCCGCTGCGCATCCTGGGCAAGCCGGCGGCGGTGAAGATTCTGGCGGCCGGGATGAGCGGGGTCGAGTCGGTCGGCAAGGAGGATGCGGCACTGGTCTGGGACAGCGCCGGCGGCGAGGTGGTCAGCTCGATGGGCGACGTGCTGGCCAGCATTCCCGGCGACCCGATGGCGGCGGAAACCCGGCGGCGGGTCCAGGGGGTGATCGATAAATGGTCGCTGGTGGTGCGGGTGAAGGCCGCGGCGGAAAGCCGCTCGCTGGCCCTGGCGGTGGAGCCCGGCGACCGTGCCTACCGCAAGGGGGAGACGGTGTCGCTCGACATCCGCGGCAATGCCGGGACCTATTTCACCCTGATCAACCTCGCCGCCGACGGGACGGTCAACTACCTCTACCCGCTGGCCGAGCGCAACGACCCGGCGCAGATCCCGCGCGGCGGTCCCTACCGGCTGGCGCTGACGGTGGAGCCGCCCTTCGGCGCCGACCATTTCCTCGCCATCGCCTCGCCCAGGCCGATGGCCGCCCTGCAACGGGACCTCGCGGCACTGGAAGGCAAGCCGGCGGCCGGCGAGGTCGCCACCCTGCTGACCCGGCACCTGACCGGACAGCCGGTGGAGTTCGGCATCCACGGCGTCTACAGCACCGCGCGGTGA
- a CDS encoding YMGG-like glycine zipper-containing protein, producing the protein MRSNRVRASLVSVTIVAMALTGCVTTQQDRIGANDGSDACYQYRVALDSTGDYYAEDMLKGAAIGAGVGALTGALAGGNVKSALIGAAAGAALGSLGGYWNSKMQQGRDQAILGVMSDLDTENQNLNRTQVALDQLVNCRRAEIARVKADYKAKRIGKPEAEQRLALIRAQLDKDYAMASGINQNIVKRRDEYLVAADSLEPGSAQKIRTKTAVKASAKKKPAKQSTGGSTTTQVVERTNTAFETSERINATTNSIQQIAQKEATLDAA; encoded by the coding sequence ATGCGAAGCAACCGTGTCAGGGCCAGCCTCGTCTCCGTCACCATCGTCGCCATGGCGCTCACCGGCTGTGTGACCACGCAGCAGGACCGCATCGGTGCCAATGACGGTTCCGACGCCTGCTATCAATACCGCGTCGCGCTCGACTCGACCGGCGATTATTATGCCGAGGACATGCTGAAGGGCGCCGCCATCGGTGCCGGCGTCGGTGCGCTGACCGGGGCGCTGGCCGGCGGCAACGTGAAGAGCGCGCTGATCGGCGCGGCGGCGGGTGCTGCGCTGGGCTCGCTCGGCGGCTACTGGAACTCGAAGATGCAGCAGGGCCGCGACCAGGCGATCCTGGGCGTGATGAGCGACCTCGACACCGAGAACCAGAACCTGAACCGCACCCAGGTCGCGCTGGACCAGCTGGTCAACTGCCGCCGCGCCGAGATCGCGCGCGTCAAGGCCGACTACAAGGCCAAGCGGATCGGCAAGCCGGAGGCCGAGCAGCGCCTCGCCCTGATCCGGGCGCAGCTGGACAAGGACTATGCCATGGCCAGCGGCATCAACCAGAACATCGTCAAGCGCCGCGACGAGTATCTGGTCGCCGCCGACAGCCTTGAGCCGGGCTCGGCCCAGAAGATCCGCACCAAGACCGCGGTCAAGGCGTCGGCCAAGAAGAAGCCGGCGAAGCAGAGCACCGGCGGCAGCACCACGACCCAGGTGGTCGAGCGCACCAACACCGCCTTCGAGACGTCGGAGCGCATCAACGCAACAACCAACAGCATCCAGCAGATCGCCCAGAAGGAAGCCACCCTCGACGCGGCCTGA
- a CDS encoding caspase family protein, with amino-acid sequence MLLGLLLGLLLGLPVSGTALAGDASTGAFLRIETGGHTARVNRLASDAQGRLIATVSHDKTLRLWARDGGEPLGVLRVPMEAGEEGALYAVALSADGSLAVAAGNTGSSWGDGVTLYLFDVKAQRLKARLPGQPQVLNDLAFSPDGRFVAGAFGGTAGIRVWDSASFRLVAEDTAYEARVSALAFAPDGRLATASYDGNVRLYDSAFKPKARRKPGNGVPYSVAFSPDGSALAVGYADQPRVDVLGAADLKTRLTPKTTGITGGSFAAVAWDGTALVAAGTATADGRRNVVRRWADGGKGAFVDTPAASDSVTHLLALHGGGVAFAAADPGWGVIDPAGRLLFSRLGDVADYRDLSLGRFGLSEDGLVVEFGLDQGGRRPMRFDVLARSLTPAPEPLPGLGHPTAEGPGIGVTDWRNSRTPKINGQPVKLDSGEWARSVTVLGGQRRVLLGGEFSLRLLDSAGAELARAEVPAAVWGVVASADGRVAVAALGDGTLRWYALSGGVRPLEELGALFPHRDGRRWVLWTPEAFFDHSESGGETLVGFHLNDPKKKGSQWVEFKQVYRVFDAPELVRARLRQTGQAEIAARLSDIGDIRLLTQRRPQVTLMDYCTVPAASRGLSLGTGADAAPAAAPAAPADTETCHPLDMSPVSRAFARAKEPAPPAVTASAAAKPVQPLKAAPKPAELEAAAEEPRLSVVLPEGIGAVRLRYRLADTGGGIGSVDLFRNGRNVSGQDTSRAFARAKGPAPVSPPVPQPVAQQPAPAELGKDPAPVPAPTPEERVSTVRLDPGSNRVQIRAYNGSDAIYERSALVDFVLPAASAVESANAADGKTERAAPARPRLITFIVGIDKYRPEGTQLNFARADASSFAEVLRGRIPASYDREQSLALSTTLYDEQASRPAIVAGLEALAATAREDDTVVLYLAGHGVIVPSPKDPSVKLYHFVTQDVTAATAQAIGEEGLSEKELNRLVSAISARNVLVMLDTCHSGAVSAGTVDKLYQDMGQRYLLAASSEQEEALDSYDGRNGIFAHAVLEGLKGKALLPGDEAIYNLTLGQYVNRAVPRLAREKQWSQSAIFKTGGNELNPFALAAPQPAQP; translated from the coding sequence ATGCTGCTGGGTCTCCTGCTCGGCCTCCTGCTCGGCCTGCCCGTGTCTGGGACGGCGCTGGCCGGCGACGCCTCGACCGGGGCGTTCCTGCGCATCGAGACCGGCGGCCACACCGCCCGCGTCAACCGGCTGGCCAGCGATGCCCAGGGCCGGCTGATCGCCACCGTGTCCCACGACAAGACCCTGCGCCTGTGGGCGCGCGACGGCGGCGAGCCGCTGGGCGTGCTGCGGGTGCCGATGGAGGCGGGGGAGGAAGGGGCGCTCTACGCCGTGGCGCTGTCGGCCGACGGGTCGCTGGCCGTGGCGGCCGGCAACACCGGGTCGAGCTGGGGCGACGGCGTCACGCTCTACCTGTTCGACGTCAAGGCGCAGCGGCTGAAGGCCCGCCTGCCGGGGCAGCCGCAGGTGCTGAACGACCTCGCCTTCTCGCCCGACGGCCGTTTCGTCGCCGGGGCCTTCGGCGGCACCGCCGGGATCCGCGTCTGGGACAGCGCCAGCTTCCGCCTCGTCGCCGAGGATACCGCCTACGAGGCGCGGGTGTCGGCGCTGGCATTCGCACCCGACGGCCGGCTCGCCACCGCCTCCTACGACGGCAACGTCCGCCTCTATGATTCCGCCTTCAAGCCGAAGGCCAGGCGTAAGCCGGGCAACGGCGTGCCCTATTCGGTCGCCTTCTCGCCGGACGGCTCGGCCCTGGCCGTCGGCTATGCCGACCAGCCGCGGGTCGACGTGCTGGGCGCCGCCGACCTGAAGACGCGGCTGACCCCCAAGACCACCGGCATCACCGGCGGCAGTTTCGCCGCCGTCGCCTGGGACGGGACCGCGCTGGTCGCCGCCGGCACCGCCACGGCGGACGGCAGGCGCAACGTCGTCCGGCGCTGGGCCGACGGTGGCAAGGGCGCCTTCGTCGACACGCCGGCGGCGAGCGATTCCGTCACCCATCTGCTGGCGCTGCATGGAGGCGGGGTCGCCTTCGCCGCCGCCGATCCCGGCTGGGGGGTGATCGACCCGGCGGGCCGGCTGCTGTTCTCCCGGCTGGGCGACGTCGCCGATTACCGCGACCTGTCGCTCGGCCGCTTCGGCCTGTCCGAGGACGGGCTGGTGGTGGAGTTCGGGCTGGATCAGGGCGGCCGGCGCCCGATGCGGTTCGACGTGCTGGCCCGCAGTCTGACCCCGGCGCCCGAGCCGCTGCCCGGCCTCGGCCATCCCACGGCCGAAGGGCCGGGGATCGGCGTCACCGACTGGCGCAACAGCCGCACGCCCAAGATCAACGGTCAGCCGGTCAAGCTGGACAGCGGCGAATGGGCGCGCAGCGTCACCGTGCTGGGTGGGCAGCGCCGCGTGCTGCTGGGCGGGGAGTTCAGCCTGCGCCTGCTCGATTCCGCCGGTGCCGAGCTGGCGCGGGCCGAGGTGCCGGCCGCGGTGTGGGGCGTCGTCGCCTCCGCCGACGGGCGCGTCGCCGTGGCGGCGCTGGGCGACGGGACGCTGCGCTGGTATGCGCTGTCCGGCGGCGTCCGGCCGCTGGAGGAGCTGGGGGCGCTGTTCCCCCACCGCGACGGCCGCCGCTGGGTGCTGTGGACGCCCGAGGCCTTCTTCGACCATTCCGAAAGCGGCGGCGAGACCCTTGTCGGCTTCCACCTGAACGACCCGAAGAAGAAGGGCAGCCAGTGGGTCGAGTTCAAGCAGGTCTACCGCGTGTTCGACGCGCCCGAGCTGGTGCGCGCCCGGCTGCGCCAGACCGGGCAGGCCGAGATCGCGGCCCGCCTGTCCGACATCGGCGACATCCGCCTGCTGACCCAGCGCCGCCCGCAGGTGACGCTGATGGATTACTGCACCGTGCCGGCCGCCAGCCGCGGCCTCTCGCTCGGCACCGGGGCGGATGCCGCCCCGGCCGCCGCCCCTGCCGCTCCCGCCGACACCGAGACCTGCCATCCGCTGGACATGTCGCCGGTCAGCCGGGCCTTTGCCCGTGCCAAGGAGCCGGCGCCCCCGGCCGTCACCGCGTCGGCTGCCGCCAAGCCGGTTCAACCGCTGAAGGCGGCGCCAAAGCCGGCCGAGCTGGAGGCCGCGGCGGAGGAGCCTCGCCTGTCGGTCGTGTTGCCGGAGGGGATCGGCGCCGTGCGCCTGCGCTACCGTCTGGCGGACACCGGCGGCGGCATCGGCTCGGTCGATCTGTTCCGCAACGGCCGCAACGTCAGCGGCCAGGACACCTCGCGCGCCTTCGCCCGCGCCAAGGGGCCGGCGCCCGTTTCCCCGCCCGTCCCCCAGCCTGTCGCGCAACAGCCGGCACCTGCGGAGCTCGGCAAGGATCCTGCCCCGGTGCCGGCCCCGACGCCAGAGGAGCGGGTCAGCACCGTCCGCCTCGATCCCGGCAGCAACCGTGTCCAGATCCGCGCCTACAACGGCTCCGACGCGATCTACGAACGCTCGGCGCTGGTCGATTTCGTGCTGCCGGCCGCGTCCGCCGTGGAGTCCGCAAACGCGGCGGACGGCAAGACCGAGCGCGCGGCTCCCGCCAGGCCGCGGCTGATCACCTTCATCGTCGGCATCGACAAATACCGGCCCGAAGGCACCCAGCTGAATTTCGCCCGCGCCGACGCCTCCTCCTTCGCCGAGGTGCTGCGCGGCCGCATCCCCGCCAGCTACGACCGCGAGCAGTCGCTGGCGCTGTCGACGACGCTCTACGACGAGCAGGCGAGCCGCCCCGCGATCGTCGCCGGGCTGGAGGCGCTGGCCGCCACCGCGCGCGAGGATGACACGGTTGTCCTCTATCTCGCCGGCCATGGGGTGATTGTGCCGTCGCCCAAGGATCCGTCGGTCAAGCTCTATCATTTCGTGACCCAGGACGTGACCGCGGCCACCGCCCAGGCGATCGGCGAAGAGGGCCTGTCGGAGAAGGAGCTGAACCGGCTGGTCAGCGCGATTTCCGCCCGCAACGTTCTGGTGATGCTCGACACCTGCCATTCCGGCGCGGTGTCGGCGGGCACGGTCGACAAGCTGTACCAGGACATGGGGCAGCGCTACCTGCTGGCCGCCTCGTCGGAGCAGGAGGAGGCGCTGGACAGCTATGACGGCCGCAACGGCATCTTTGCCCATGCGGTGCTGGAGGGGTTGAAGGGCAAGGCGCTGCTGCCGGGGGACGAGGCGATCTACAACCTGACGCTCGGCCAGTACGTCAACCGTGCGGTGCCGCGTCTGGCGCGCGAGAAGCAGTGGAGCCAGTCGGCCATCTTCAAGACCGGCGGCAACGAGCTGAACCCCTTTGCCCTGGCCGCACCGCAGCCTGCGCAGCCGTGA
- the icmH gene encoding type IVB secretion system protein IcmH/DotU → MPGPETERTVMMPTPGGRRQAPSAGDPAGIDPASAPRVESVAVAGPALAGIFAARSPLAAAASPVLLLAARLNDVTGVPDLESLRQRVISALRDFQQWVTRSGLDAATQATAHYALCALIDDIVLNSAWGNQSSWTRQNVTSMFHKNVVGGDQFYERLGSARQDPGKYGDLLELMYLCLSLGFRGRYRVAGRQDGEHARIREDVYNILVKHRGYAERILCPNAAALAMEYRPPRSSLPVWVTGAGTALFLLLLFLGLSFLLNGASDRLFAGIGGLPPHGGVVIEAPAPVKLAEAAPPPEIPPPPPPDTTQVQRVRKFLEPEIAEGLVEVTEDALAITVRMRGSNLFASGSAALNDKVRASVLRVGRAVAEEPGAVLITGHTDNVPMTGGGRLRFPSNWHLSKARAESVMAEFAPLFADKFRLKAEGKSDTEPVATNDTADGRAANRRIDIILKK, encoded by the coding sequence ATGCCCGGACCGGAAACCGAACGCACGGTGATGATGCCGACGCCGGGCGGACGGCGCCAGGCGCCATCCGCAGGCGATCCGGCGGGCATCGATCCGGCCTCCGCACCACGGGTCGAGTCCGTCGCCGTCGCCGGGCCGGCGCTTGCCGGCATCTTCGCCGCCCGGTCGCCGCTCGCCGCCGCGGCGTCGCCGGTGCTCCTGCTGGCGGCCCGGCTGAACGACGTCACCGGGGTCCCCGATCTGGAATCGCTACGCCAGCGGGTGATTTCCGCCCTGCGCGACTTCCAGCAGTGGGTGACCAGATCCGGCCTCGATGCCGCGACGCAGGCCACGGCGCATTACGCGCTCTGCGCGCTGATCGACGACATCGTGCTGAATTCCGCCTGGGGCAATCAGAGCTCCTGGACCCGCCAGAACGTCACCAGCATGTTCCACAAGAATGTGGTCGGCGGCGACCAGTTCTATGAAAGGCTGGGCTCGGCCCGCCAGGATCCGGGCAAGTACGGCGACCTGCTGGAGCTGATGTATCTCTGCCTGTCGCTCGGTTTCCGCGGCCGCTACCGGGTCGCCGGTCGCCAGGACGGCGAACATGCCCGCATCCGCGAGGACGTCTACAACATCCTGGTCAAGCACCGCGGCTACGCCGAGCGCATCCTGTGCCCGAACGCCGCGGCGCTGGCGATGGAGTACCGACCGCCGCGCAGCTCGCTGCCGGTCTGGGTGACGGGGGCCGGCACCGCGCTGTTCCTGCTGCTGCTGTTCCTGGGCCTCAGCTTCCTGCTGAACGGGGCGTCGGACCGGTTGTTCGCCGGCATCGGCGGCCTGCCGCCCCACGGCGGCGTGGTGATCGAGGCCCCGGCCCCGGTCAAGCTGGCGGAAGCCGCCCCGCCGCCGGAAATTCCGCCGCCGCCGCCACCCGATACCACCCAGGTCCAGCGCGTGCGCAAGTTCCTGGAGCCGGAGATCGCCGAGGGGCTGGTCGAGGTGACGGAGGATGCGCTGGCCATCACCGTGCGCATGCGCGGCAGCAACCTGTTCGCCAGCGGCAGCGCCGCCCTGAACGACAAGGTGCGGGCGTCGGTCCTGCGCGTCGGCCGCGCCGTGGCCGAGGAGCCGGGGGCGGTGCTGATCACCGGCCACACCGACAATGTGCCGATGACCGGCGGCGGGCGCCTGCGCTTCCCGTCGAACTGGCACCTGTCCAAGGCCCGCGCCGAATCGGTGATGGCGGAATTCGCCCCGCTCTTCGCCGACAAGTTCCGGCTGAAGGCGGAGGGCAAGTCCGACACCGAGCCGGTGGCGACCAACGACACCGCCGATGGCCGGGCGGCGAATCGCCGGATCGACATCATTCTGAAGAAGTGA